One Verrucomicrobiia bacterium genomic window, CACCGTCACGGAGAAACCTTCGAAGAAGGCCGCCCAGCAAGCGCCCGTTGTTTACCAGGCCGTCGGTATGCAGACACTCTACGACACCGTGCGGGCAGCCGGAGCCGGGAACGTGGTGACGGCCAGCGGCAACCAGTGGGCTTATGATTTGCGCGGTGTCCTGCAAGGCTATGCCATTGCCGGCACCAACATCATTTATGAGACCCACCCCTATCCCTGGAAAAAGGATTGGGACAAAAGCTTTGGCGATGTCAGCAAACAATATGCGGTATTCATGGGCGAATGGGGCGGCTCTTCCAAAGACCTTGAATACGCCCGGCGTCTCATGGATTACGCCCAGACTCATCACTTGAACTGGACGGCCTGGTGTTTCCATCCAAGCTGCGGTCCACCGTTGCTCAAGAACTGGGCTTTCGAGCCCAACGACTTTGGCCGCTTCGTCAAGGAGTCGCTGGCAAAGAAGTAACCGCCCAAATTTACGGGCTGACTCGCTAGCGCTCGTCAACGCCTAAACTTCCGGGTGAGACAATGGGGGCAATGGGGTGGCCAAAGAGCGCCAGCTTGGCGCGCAGAGGCGGCGAGCCGGCGGATTTCGAATGACGGCATTACCAACAAGCGCATGAGTTCTGGAAGCGCGCCCGGATTAAAGCGACTGTTACCAACGAAACATTACGAAATTGCGTCAAGCGAGGCGGGTTCGCGGAATTGCAGCGCGGCCAGGCGCCGGTACACACCTTCCTCCATGGCTTGCAGTTCTTCGTGGGTGCCGGACTCGACCACCCGCCCACCGGCGATCACGATAATGCGGTCCACATGCCGCACGGTGGCCAGCCGGTGGGCGATAATAAACGTGGTGCGCCCTTGCATCAGGGTCTCCAGCGCTTCCTGAATCAGGCGTTCGCTCTCTGAATCCAGCGAGCTGGTGGCTTCATCCAGAATGAGGATGGCCGGATTTTTCAAAATCGCGCGGGCTATGGCCACACGCTGACGCTGCCCGCCCGAAAGCTTGATGCCGCGGTCGCCCACTAGTGTGGCATAACCTTCCGGAAAGCCCTGGATGAACTCATGCGCGTTGGCCTGTCGAGCCGCCCCTTCGATTTCCGCCATGCTCGAGCCCGGTTTTCCATAGGCGATGTTCTCCGCAATGCTTCCGCCGAACAGCAAGACCTCCTGCGGGACCATGGACATTTGGCCCCGCAACTCGGTGAGCCGGTAATCGCGGGCATCCCTGCCATCCACCAACAACCGCCCGGCTGACGGATCATACAGCCGTAGCAGCAGCGAAATGAGGGTGGACTTTCCCGCCCCGCTCGGGCCCACCAGGGCGATTCTTTGCCCCGAAGCCGCTTCCAGGTGGATCGTCTGAAGCACTTCAACTCCGGGTCGCGAAGGATAGGTGAAGTGCACATTCTCGAACATCACGTCTCCGCGCAGCCGCGGCAGCCTCGGGGCTGGCCGGGGGCCAAGCAACGCTTCCACCTCGCCGGTTTCCCGCAGCAACTCCCGAACCCGCTGCGTGGCGCCGATGGCCTTTTGGAGCTGGCTGTAGAGTTCCGCGAATTGCCCCATCGCTCCTGCAATAAATGTCGTGTAAAGCCCGAAACGGGTGAGGTCGCCAAAAGTGATCCTTCCCTGCTGCAAAAGACGAGCCCCGGACCACAGCACCAGAACGATGAACCCGAACAAGGCGAGGACTATAAAGGCATTGAACGCCGCGCGCAGCCGGGCGCCGCGCAACGTGGCGGTCAGGAACCTTCCCAACCCGTCGTGGTAGCGATTGAGTTCATAACCTTCATTGGAAAAGGCCTTCACATTCACGATGCCCTGCAACGTCTCCTCCACGATCGTCGCCGTATCAGCCAGCCGATCCTGCGCTTCCCGGTAAATCTTGCGCGTTTTGCGGCCAAACACCACCGCCACCACAATCACCAACGGCAGACTCGCGAGCATGATAGCGGTCAATTGCAGCGAAGTGACCGCAATGAGCGCAATGCCCCCCACGAGCAAGGTGGTTTGGCGCAGAAACTGCGGCACTACACTGATGAGCGTGTCCTCGATTTGAATCAGGTCGGCGGAAAGACGGCTGGCTAACTCCCCCACGCGGCGTTGGGCAAAAAAGGTCATCGGCAGCGAGATCAATCTCGCATAAGTCGCCCGGCGCAAATCGACCAGACTGCGCTGGCCGACCGTGGCAAAGGAAAGGGAATGGAAATAAGACAGGCCGGCTTGCAGTGCCAGGATGCCCATCAGCATCAGGGCCGTGCGGTCCGCGCGCGCCATGCCGCCGCCCCGGGACCCGTGCATGGCCGCATCGATGATGCTCCCCGCCAGGTAAGGAAAGGCCAGGCTCAACAGGCTGCCGATGAACATCGACACCAGGGCCGCCCCAAACCGAACCCGATACGGACGCAGATACTGGAACAGCTCCAATGCCTGCCGCAGCGATTCACGGTCCAGCTTGGCCTTCGGCAGTTCGACTCCGGCCTGGTCATTGCGTGAATAGCGCGCCATGCCCTGATTCTAAAGAAACCGCACCCTCGCGCGAGCGGCAAAATGCGAATATGGAATCGGGAAGAAAAACGCGCGCAAAACAACAATCTGTCACAAATAGGTATTGACCTTCCTTCGCGTTTCGGTTAGAAAACCCCTCAGAGCATCCACTATTTTTGTCACGAGGAGCGCTTGTGCGCGTGTACGAGTGGGGCTCGGTCCGAGGTGAAGGTTATGAGAATCAATGTTGCGGGGCTGTTGGCTTTTTGTTGCGCGTCGTTTATTCATCAGGCCCATGCCAACCCGCTTGGGGGCAGCGTGGTAGGGGGCAATGCTAATGCCACTATCAAGGGGCAGGGCACTTCACTGGTTACCATCAACCAGAACAAAGGCCAGGCCATTATCAATTGGCAGAGCTTTTCCATCAATGCAGGAGAGATGACCAAATTCATTCAGCCATCCGCAACAGCCGCCATCTTGAACCGGGTCATGACCCCCACTCCCTCGTTGATTTATGGAAACCTCGAGGCCAATGGCAAGGTTTACCTGGTCAATCCAGCGGGTGTCTTTGTGGGGCCAAGCGGAGTGATAAACACCCGGAGCTTTCTGGCCTCAACTTTTGATATTGGCAATGATGCCTTCCGCTCAGCCGCTGCGCTGACCCTCTCTGGGTCTTCAACCGCCTCCGTCCGCAACGAGGGAACCATTCAGGCCTTGGGCGGGGATGTCTTCCTCATAGCCAATACAGTCGAAAATGCCGGCAAAGTACAGGCCTCGGGCACAGTCGGTTTAGCCGCAGGCTCAAAAATACTCCTGGCCCAATCGGGGGCTGAGCGGATTGTCGTGCAGGCAGGAAATCCAGCCCAGCATGGGACCGGCACCGGCGTGAACAACCAGGGGCAAATCCAGGCGGCAACAACCGAGATAAAAGCCGCCGGCGGCAATATTTATGCCCTGGCCATTAATAATGGCGGGGCAATTCGAGCCACAACCGCCATCAATGAGGGCGGCAGGATTTATTTGCGCGCTTCAGGCGGCAATATTCAGAACTCCGGCGCCATCGATGCCAGTGGCGCCAACGGCAACGGCGGCGCCGTCATCCTGGAAGGCGGCCACAATGCGACGGCCCCAGCCACTGTAGTCAGTTCGGGGACAATTGACGTCCAAGGCAACAGCTCTGGCGCAAAAGGCGGCATGGTCCAGGTGACAGGAGACCACGTCGGCCTCTTTGGCAATGGGCTCATTGATGCCAGTGGCCAGGGCGGAGGCGGCACAGTCTTATTGGGCGGCGATTATCATGGACGCAATCCTGCCGTCCTGAATGCCGAGGCCACGGTGGTCGGAGCCAATGCCTCCATCCGTGCCGATGCCCTGACCCTTGGGAATGGCGGCAAGGTCGTCTTGTGGTCCGAGGACACTACCCGGTTCCAAGGCTCGATCTTCGCCCGAGGCGGGTCCCAAGGCGGCAATGGCGGCTTCGTCGAAACTTCAAGTGGCAATTCTTTGGCCTTTAACGGCCTCGTGAATACCCTGGCGCCAGCCGGGCGCGGGGGCGAACTGCTGCTTGACCCGAAAAACATCGTTATCAACGCATCGGGTTCCGATGTCGTGGCGAATAACGAGACCTTCGCCCAGAACCCGACCGCTACCGCCAACTTGAGCGCAGCAAACTTAGTCACCGAGTTGGCCAATAATGCCTCCTTAACCCTGAAGGCTAACAATGACATTGCCATCGAGACGGACCTCAACTTCGCGTTGAACGCCGGCACGGCAGGGAAAAACTTCTCACTCGAGGCGGGACGCAACCTCATCTTTGCCCAAACTCCGGATTTCACCACACCGGCTAATAGCAGCGGGGCTGTTACGCTCACAATGAATGGTGGGGATTTTAGCGCAACATACAACGATGCGGCGGCCACACTAGCCAATCGCGATGCCGGTACTGCGCAGTTTTTCATGACACCCGGTTCGTCCATTCTGACCAGGGGCGGCGCGGCGAACATCACCGGCAGCACGTTATCGGGCGCAGCGGGCGACGCGACGCTGGGAACGCTAACAACCAGCGGTCCCGCCGATACCACGGCCACAGCCGGAGGTAATCTTTCCATTAATACGGGAGCAGGCGGAGGCAACATTATCGCTGCCGGCGCATTGACCACTGCCGGGGCGGCGCTGACTTCGGGCAACGTAGCGGGAAATAGCGGCGGCACCCTCAGCCTGATCGGTGGCACTCTTAATTTAGCAGCCGTGGACAGCTCCGGCAGCAGTGCGCGGGGTAGTGGAAACCACAACGGCGGCAGCGCCGGCTCTATTGCGCTGACGGCGAATAGTGCCACGCCATCAATCACTTTAAACGGCGACTTGAGTGCGAGCGGCGGCGTTGCGGTCGGCGGTACTGGGGTTGGCGGCGCCGGGGCCGCTATTACCCTCTCTGGACCAGTCATCCTTGCTCAGAACGTGACCGTGAACGCATTGCGCGGCACCGGTAACACCTTGTTGACGAGCGGCAAAGTATGGTTTCAGAGCACAGTCGATGGAGACTTGGCCGCTAATGACCGCACTTTAAAAGTGAACACCGGCGGCATCACTGAATTCGATGGCGCCATTGGCGGCCTCCAGAGTCTGGGTAGTCTGACGACCGATGTGACCGGCGAAACCGGCGAGCAGACTCAAATCGGTGGCAATGTGACCTCCAGCGGCACTCAAACCTATAACGATGCGGTCGTTCAGTCTGCAGACTCCCACCTGACAGGCTCGGCCCTGGCGCTGGGGCCCAGTTGGGATGCGGCTAACCACAATCTGCAACTGACCTTCAATAGCTCGGTCACTGTCCCAGCCGCTTTGGTCAATGTGAACAACTTCGCCTCCGACGGCGCCGGCGGCACCGTCATTAACGGGGATTTTACCACTGCAGGCAGTCAAACATACGGCTCTCCAGTGACTATTTCCGGTCCGGCAGGTGCTCGGACCCTCACCAGCACCGCTGTCTTGCCCGCCAATGGAAAGATTTGGTTTCAAGGCACAGTCGATGCCCTGACCGCCGGAAGCCAGGGCCTGGTGGTGAAAACAGATGGCACGACCGAGTTTGACGCAGCAGTGGGAGCAACCAGTCTCGCGAGCCTCGACATCAAAGGCAATTCCATCGCTACGGCGGGCAATACAGACCTCAACACGCCCAGTATCGCAACTAGCGGAAGCCAAACCTTTGAAAACGCTGTATCACAATCCGCCGGCGCGCACCTGACCGGAACGACTCTGACCCTCGGGCCAACCTGGAACGGGGGCAACCAGAACCTCCAGTTGTCCTTTAGCAGCGCTGTGACTGTCCCAGCGGTTTTTGCCAACCTCAATAACTTCACTTCCGATGGCGTGGGCGGGACGCTGGTAAACGGGGATTTCGCTGTGGCCGGCAGCCAAACCTATGTTCATGCGGTAACAATCGGCGGCGCTGCCGGCGCCCGCACACTCAGCAGCACGGCAACCTTGCCCGCCAACGGCAAGATTTGGTTCCAGAGCACGGTCGATGCCGCGAGCGCGGGGGTGCAGGGCCTGTCCATCAAAACCGACGGAACGTCTGAGTTTGATGCCGCTGTGGGAATCACTCCTTTGGCCAGCCTCGATGTGCGCGGCAACTCGGTCGCCAGCGCAGGCAATGCCGACTTGAACGCCCCGACAGTGACAACCAGCGGCGGCCAGACCTATGAGAACCCCCTCACGCTAAGCCAGGACAGCGTCCTCAAAGACTCCGCCGGACAGAACATCATCTTCGACTCGACGTTGGACGGCAACCACCGACTCGAAGTGGACACGACCGGAAACGAAATCTTCAATGGTGTCGTCGGTGGCGTTACCCCGCTGATCAGCCTGACAACTGACGCCAGCGGCGGAGTGGGCGGGCAGGCTCAGTTCAATATGACCGCGCCGGGCGGTGCCAATCCTGCAGGCGTTAATGTGGGTTCGCTGGTCATCAACGACGTCGCGGCGATGAATGTCGCCGGAAGCACCGGCCTCAAGCCGAGTGTCGAATCCAGCAGCGGCCAAACTTATAAAGGCGCCGTGGTCTTGAGCGCCGGGACTGTGCTGCGTGATTCGGCAGGACAAGACATCGTCTTTCAAACCACAGTAGATGGGAGTTTTGGTCTCGAGGTCGATACCACCGGCAATGAGGTATTCAATGGTGTGGTCGGCGGCGCAACGCCTTTGGCAAGTCTCACCACCGATGCTTCTGGCGGTACGGGCGGCCAGGCCCAGTTCAATATGGCAGCTCCGGGCGGGGCCAATCCTGCGGGCGTCAATGCGGCCGCCCTGACCATTGCAGACACGGCGGCTTTCCAGGTCTCCGGCAGCACCGCTGCCACCCCCACAGTTCAGTCCACCGCCGGCCAAACCTATAATGGCGCCGTCGTGTTAAATGCCTCAACCGTTCTTAAGGATGCCGGCGGTCAGAACATCTCGTTGACCTCAACCGTGGATGGAGCAAAAACGCTTGAAGTCGATACCGGCGGCAACGTGGCTTTGGGCGTGTTAGGCGGAGGGACGCGGCTCACGGGCCTGAAAGTCACAGGGAACATCCTCACATTAAATGGCAACATTAATACCGAAGATGCCGCCGTGGATTTTACAGGCATCACAGCGGTGAATTTGGTCAATAATGTAACCATCGATACGGATAGCATCCAGGATGGCGGCGCGGCGGGGTCGATCAGTTTTGGTCCTGCCACTGCTATTAATGGCAGCCACGCCCTTGTGCTGGATGCCAGCGGCCAGGGCAGCGATGGTTGGGGCAACATCTCCCTGGGTGTCATCGGGACGACCACACCTTTATTGAGCGGCTTAACCCTTAAAGGGGCAACCCTGAACTTGAACGGCGCCATAGCGATTAGCTCGACCGGTGTAATTGATTTGGAATCGGTCAATAATATTGCAATCGGCGCAAACATTACGGCCGGCACGTTCGACGCCCATTCTGGTCTCACAGGTTTGGGCAACATCACCTTCGGTCCAGCCGTGGTTGTAAAAGCCGATACCCAATCCTATCAGGCTGGGGATGGCCATGGCGGCGGCGCCACATCCACCGCCGACCTGCTCAGCAATGGCCCTCTCTTCGAGAATACCGCCGGCCTGGCCGCGCCCGTCAGTTTCACCTATCAGCAGGATGCGGCGATTCTCGCCGGGAATCTCCCGCCGTCAGCCCAATTCATCGGCGGCCAGCCCTTGGCTTACGTTATCCGTTCCGACGACGGCGCCGTCCAATTACCGGCGCTGACTCTTCCGGGGAGCTTGCAGGTTATCTCCGCAGGTGACATCACCCAGTTGGGCGCTCTGAGCGTGATGAGCGGAGGCAGTTCCTTCAGCATCGAGGACGTAACCGCCAATATACTATTAGGCGGCCAGCCCAATCATTTCGCCAACCAACCGCTCAGCGTCGGCGCAATCAACGGTGGCTCTGTGCAGGACTTGAACTTGCGTAACGTGGACCCCGGCGCATCAGTATTGGCTTTGCCCGCAAACCTGCGAAACCTGACATTGTATTTTGACACCGCACCAGTAGCACTGCCGGCGGTCACCTTGAGTGGGGCCTTGAGCGTGACGGCTGGTGGCACGATTAGCCAGAGCGGAGCGCTCAACGTGATGGCCTTTCCCAGCACCTTCACCATCAATGGCGCTGCCGCCAGCGTCCTCCTGGGCAGCAGCCCCAACAATTTTGGTAATCAGCCCATCACCATCAGCGCCATCAACGGCGGCTCGGTGCAGGATGTGGCGCTGTGGAATGTCTTCGCCACTCCTACCGCCCTCTACCCGGCACTCCCCGCGGCCCTGCGCAACCTCACTCTGCGATTCGACAATGCCGGAGTGAACCTGCCCGTTCTGACGTTGAGCGGAAATCTGAATGTGAAAGCCGGCGGGTTGGTGGATTTCACCGGCGCGGCAGCTAGTGTTATTGGCGGGACGATGGCCCTTTCGACCACCGCCGGTGGGATCAGCCAGAGCGGTACCGGCCCTTTGACTGTTACCGGGACCAGCACACTGGCAGCGGGTCCAGCAAATAACATCGCTCTCAATCAAAACAACAACTTTAGCTCGGTCGGCATTACCAGCGGCCATAACGTCGTCCTCAATGACATCAATGGCCTGATTGTAGGTGGCACGATTAGCGGCAACCTCAATGCAACCGCAGGAGGTGTTCTGGGATTCAATAACTTGAATATAAGTGGCAACCTGAATGCCACGGCCAATGGATTGATTAATGATAACGGAGCCGTTCACGTGGCAGGTCTATCAAGCCTGGGGGCCGGCCCGCTCAACGATATTCAACTCACTCATGCAGACGATTTCGGCGGAGCCGTAACCATCGTGAATGGCCGGAATGTGGTGCTAACCGACGTGAACGGGTTGACCGTAGGGGGGGCGGTCAGTGGTAACTTGGGTATCAGCGCAGGGGGCGCCACTATCTTGAATCCCCTCAGCGTGGGCGGCTTTCTCAATGCAAACGCCACCGGCCCCATCAGCGATAACGGCGCGGTGACGGTCGCCGGCACCACGGCCTTGGCCGCGGGCCCCGCAAATGACATCACGTTGAATCATGCCGACTCCTTCCAGGGCGCGGTGACCATTGTGAGCGCCGGGAACGTCAACCTGAATGATATTATAGCGCTGACGCTCGGCGGGACGATCAGCGGTGATCTGGCCACCACCGCCGGAGGAGCAACGGCATTTGGCACGCTGAGCGTCGGGGGCAACCTCAGCACCGTGGCAAACGGTCCCATAACGCAGACCGGTCCGATCATCGCTAATGGACTGGGCAAGACCGCCACTTTTACTGCCGGTCTGGCCAACGACATTACGCTGGCCAATCCTGCCAATGATTTCACTTCCGTAGGGATCGTTTCCGCTAATAACGTGGCGTTGTCCGACCTAAATGGCATCGACCTTGCCGCGTCCACCCTGGCTGGCAATTTATCGGTCGCTGCTAACGGCCCGATTACCCAGGGCGGGGCCATTCTTGCGAATGGAACTGCCAAGGTCGCCACGTTCGCAGCGGGAGCAGCCAACGATATTACGCTCGGAAATTCCGCCAACGATTTTTCAGCCGTTTCAATTACCTCAGGCAACAATGTGACTTTGGCGGATGCCAACGCCCTGATCCTGGCGGCCTCGACGGTGAGCGGGAATTTTAATGTGTCTGCCAATGGACCCATTACGCAGAGCGGGGTTATTTTGGCCAATGGGCTTGGCAAAGTGGCCACCTTCGCCTCCGGCCCTCTCAACGACATCCTGCTGGGCAATCCCGCCAATGATTTTACAACCGTTGCTATAGGGTCGGCTAACAACGTCACCCTGGCGGATGCCAACGCGCTGAACCTGGGCCCCGCAAATATAAGCGGCAATTTCAGTGTGACGGCTAACGGCCCGATGACTCAGAGCGGGAGCATCATCGCCAACGGCTCGGGTAAGACCGCAACATTTGCCGCTGGAGCAGCCAATGACATCAACCTGGCCGACCCCGCTAATGATTTTTCCACGGTATCCATAGGGTCCGGCAATAACGTCACGTTGGCGGATGCCAACGCGCTGAACCTGGGCGCCTCGGCCGTCAGCGGCAATTTTAACGTCACCGCCAGCGGGCCCATCACACAAACCGGGATCATTATAGCCAACGGGCTGGGTAAGATCGCCACTTTTGCTGCCGGACCTGGCAATGACGTTACCCTGGCGAATCCCGCCAATGATTTTACAACGGTATCAATTGTCTCGGGCGCCAATGTCCTGCTGGCCGATGCCAATGCCCTGGATTTGGGGAACTCGACCGCAAGCGGTAACTTGAGCGTAGCTGCCGCCGGACCCCTAACGCAGAGCGGCGCGCTGAATGTGACCGGTTTGGGCTCATTCACCTCGACTGCCAGCGGGGCGGCCGGGAACATCACTTTGAATAACGCCGCCAATAATTTCGGGTCAATCACTTTGGTGAGCCCGAATGGGGCGGCGGCGTCAGTCAATGAAGCAAGTGCTTCAGCCTTGGATACGATTGCAGTCAACAACGGAGCCCTGACGGTCATTTCCGCTGGAGCCATCAGCCAGGTTTCTGGCAAGACCATCACCGTAGGGCAGTTGGCTTCCTTCACTTCCTCAGGCAGCGGGGCCAGTGGCGATATCACCCTGAACAATGCCGGTAACAATTTTGGTTCTGTGGGTTTGAACACCGCCAATGGGGCGGCGGCATCGCTGACTGAGGCGAGCGACACCGCCTTGGATACCGTGGCAGTGAACAACGGCGCCCTGGCGGTCAACTCGGCCGGCGCTATCAGCCAGGTGGCTGGCAAGAGCATCACGGCGGGACAATTGGCTTCGTTTACCTCGGCAGGCAGCGGGGCCAGCGGAGACATCACCCTCAATAACCCGGCAAATAATTTCGGTTCCGTGAGCTTAAACTCGGCTAATGGCGCTGCGGCATCCGTGACTGAGGCCAGCGCTACGGCCTTGGACGCCGTTTCGGTGAACAATGGGGCGCTAAGCGTTAACTCGGCAGGGGCCATCAGCCAGGTGGCCGGCAGGAGCGTCACGGTCGGCCAGTTGGCTTCCTTCACTTCAACTGGCAGCGGGGCTGCTGGCGATATCACGTTGGACAATGCCGGGAACAATTTTGGCTCGCTCAGTTTGAACTCCGCCAATGGCTCTGCCGCATCCGCCACCGAGGCGAGCGATACCGCCCTCGATACTGTGGCCGTAAACAATGGCGCGCTGACGGTCAGTTCAGCCGGCGCCATCAGCCAGGTGGCTGGCAAGAACATTACGGTAGGGCAGTTGGCCTCCTTTAGTTCCACCGGGAGCGGGGCTAGCGGAGACATCACCCTGAATAACACCGGGAACAACTTCGGTTCCGTTAGCTTGAACTCGGCTAATGGTTCCGCGGCATCCGTCACTGAAGCGAGCGACACCGCCCTGGACACAGTGGCGGTAAACAATGGCGCGCTGGCCGTCAATTCCGCCGGGGCAATCAGCCAAGTGGCTGGTAAAAACATCACCGTCGCGCAGTTGGCCTCATTTACATCGACCGGCAGCGGGGCCAGTGGCGACATCACCCTGAACAATGCCGGTAACAATTTTGGTTCTGTGGGTTTGAACACCGTCAATGGCGCGGCGGCATCGCTGACCGAGGCAAGCGACACTGCCTTGGATACGGTGGCGGTGAACAATGGCGCGCTCACGGTCAATTCGGCCGGAGCAATCAGCCAGGTCGCTGGAAAGAGCGTCACCGTGGGCCAGTTGGCTGCCTTTTCTTCAACGGGCAGCGGCGCCAGTGGCGATATCACGCTCAATAACGCCGGCAATAACTTTGGTTCTGTGGGTCTGAACACCGGTAATGGCTCTGCCGCATCGGTTACCGAGGCGAGCGACACGGCCCTGGATACGGTTGCGGTGAACAATGGCGCCCTGACAGTCAATTCGGCTGGGGCCATCAGCCAGGTGGCTGGGAAGAGCATCACGGCCGGCCAGTTGGCCTCATTTACATCGACTGGCAGCGGCGCCAGTGGCGACATCACGCTCGACAACGCCGGGAACAATTTTGGCTCGGTGGCTCTGAGCACAGCCAATGGCGCGGCGGCATCTGTCACTGAAGCGAGCGACACCGCCCTGGACACCGTTTCAGTGAATAATGGCGCGCTGATGGTCGATTCGGCCGGAGCCATCAGCCAAGTGGCTGGCAAGAGCATTGGAGTCGGACAGTTGGCCTCTTTTACCTCCACCGGCAGCGGCGCCAGTGGCGACATCACTTTGAATAATGCAGGAAATAACTTCGGCTCAGTGGGTTTGAACACCGCCAATGGTTCAGCGGCATCAGTCACTGAAGCGAGCGACACCGCCCTGGACACCGTGTCAATGAATAATGGCGCGCTGACAATCAATTCCGCCGGGGCCATCAGCCAGGTTTCCGGTAAGAGCATCACGGTCGGCCAGTTGGCTTCCTTTACCTCCACCGGCAGCGGCGCCAGTGGCAACATCACGCTGAACAATGCGGGGAATAACTTCGGTTCCGTCGCTCTGAACAGCGCTAATGGCGCCGCGGCATCAGTTACTGAAGCGAGCGACACCGGCCTGGACACTGTTTCAGTGAATAATGGCGCGCTGACAATCAATTCCGCCGGGGCCATCAGCCAGGTGTCTGGCAAGAGCATCGCCGTCGGCCAGTTGGCTTCGTTTACCTCCACCGGCAGCGGCGCCAGCGGAGATATCACACTCGACAATGTCGGGAACAATTTCGGCTCTGTGAGTTTGAACACCGCCAATGGTTCAGCGGCATCAGTCACTGAGGCCAGCGACACCGCCCTGGACACCGTTTCAGTGAACAATGGAGCGCTAACGGTCAATTCTGCCGGAGCCATTAGCCAAGTGGCCGGCAAGAGCATCGCCGTCGGCCAGTTGGCTTCGTTTACCTCCACCGGCAGCGGCGCCAGAGGAGACATCACACTGGACAATGCCGGAAATAACTTCGGCTCAGTGAGTTTGAACACCGCCAATGGTTCGGCGGCATCAGTCACTGAGGCCAGCGACACCGCCCTGGACGCTGTGGTGGTCAACAATGGCGCGCTGACGGTCAATTCGGCTGG contains:
- a CDS encoding ABC transporter transmembrane domain-containing protein, whose product is MARYSRNDQAGVELPKAKLDRESLRQALELFQYLRPYRVRFGAALVSMFIGSLLSLAFPYLAGSIIDAAMHGSRGGGMARADRTALMLMGILALQAGLSYFHSLSFATVGQRSLVDLRRATYARLISLPMTFFAQRRVGELASRLSADLIQIEDTLISVVPQFLRQTTLLVGGIALIAVTSLQLTAIMLASLPLVIVVAVVFGRKTRKIYREAQDRLADTATIVEETLQGIVNVKAFSNEGYELNRYHDGLGRFLTATLRGARLRAAFNAFIVLALFGFIVLVLWSGARLLQQGRITFGDLTRFGLYTTFIAGAMGQFAELYSQLQKAIGATQRVRELLRETGEVEALLGPRPAPRLPRLRGDVMFENVHFTYPSRPGVEVLQTIHLEAASGQRIALVGPSGAGKSTLISLLLRLYDPSAGRLLVDGRDARDYRLTELRGQMSMVPQEVLLFGGSIAENIAYGKPGSSMAEIEGAARQANAHEFIQGFPEGYATLVGDRGIKLSGGQRQRVAIARAILKNPAILILDEATSSLDSESERLIQEALETLMQGRTTFIIAHRLATVRHVDRIIVIAGGRVVESGTHEELQAMEEGVYRRLAALQFREPASLDAIS